DNA sequence from the Pedobacter sp. W3I1 genome:
GGCAACTGATTTTTAGGACAGCTTAAAATGGAAGTATCTACCCCTTTTACAAATGCAGTTAAGGCTTCAAGTTTATTTTCTGAAAATGGAAGTATAGTGTAATCCCAACTGGAATAAAAAGACAACATCCACTTAAATTCAGTATCGATTTTTCCATGGATTAAATATTGATTTAAGATGGAATACGATTCAGATACGGTTGCATAGTCAAGGTTTTCAATTCCTGTATAACAACTTGGCTCTACCAGAGCATACCAATTTAAAAATATCAGCCGCTTTAAGATTTCAAGCTTTATTGTTTCGTCATTAATGCGAAAATAGAGTTCGAGATAAGATTTATGAATATTTCGATATCGGTCGAATATTCCTTCTGCGGAAAGTTTTTCGGTTACAAAGTCCATCGTTCCATTTTGAGACCCGGCATAATCCCAAATTTCTGCTTCTCTATCAGATAAAATATCGATTTCGGTTTTCATAATTTACTCCAGCCCGTGCTTTTTAGATAAACAGGGCTCTGCATAATCGAGAATCCCAGCATTTTGCAGCTCTATTAGCTTATTTTGTACAGCTGAATAGTTCAGACTACTTGGGACATCAATGACAAAATATCCTTCACTGTACTTTTCGCTAGAACAGCCAAGTGAGTCGAACATTTCTCTAATTTCATTTGTATCAGTGCCAGAATCCAATATTACAACCTGAACAGTAGAATTACCAGACGCTTCTACCGTGTGTCTGTAGGTTAGCTGTTCTTGATCTTCATCAAATTCTGCATAGATAATGTCGTTGGCCGCGACGTTCGGAGCATAAAAAGGAATACTGTCTAATTTGTAAAGGCCTTTTTCTTTATCAATGACTACAGCCCACATTGTCTCGATGGTTTCTTCATCAAGGACATCACTGTGAAATTGGAAAAGTATTTTTTCGTATTCTTCTTCTGCCATTTTAAAAGAGGTTAAATTATTTATCACTTGACTTGGACATCCAAGCATCTTAGCTGATACTGCCATTCATTAACAATATCTGGATGGTTCTCTAGTTCTTCGTTTGTTAAATTTGCATCGGCTTCACTCAGCTTGAAATCTATTGTATCAGTCATATAAGTACTGATATTAAAAATATGACTCTTATCTTTATCTGATAGATACTCAAGCAACTCGTAAACCGCACAAGAAGCGTTCAGGGCATAGCTGCTATCAAAATCTCCAAAGTCATCCATATCTGGGATATTTGGATCTAGTTTATCGAGGTAAGATTTAATATCTGAATAATTTACCATATTTCCTTTACCGACACGGCAAAACTCTATGGACTCTTTAAGTAAATTAGGATCGCCCCAGTTATGATTTTTCGAAAACGATGTATATTCTGGTTGTAGTCGCTCACAAATATCTAAACCAAAATCTATAAGAACATCCAGGCTGGCTGAGTCAACCTTGCTTTTAAATAACGTCATAAATTCTGAATTGGTCATCATCTGTTCTTTGCTTTTATCAATGGTGATTAAGGTGTCTATAATTCATAATAGCTAATTATTCTGCAGCCATACGATTGCTTTATTGGTTAGAGTACTTGGCTTTCACTTTGGAGTGTCCAGCTTTGTTTAGTTCGATCTCTAATTTCACTACATTTGAGACTTCTATTATACTATCCATGCTGTTTTTAGTGCTGTCGCGCCAGTGAATAAAGTCGATGTTTTCCATTTCGTTGGTTAGCTTCAAGGATTTGCTGTTCCCTATTTCGCTGAAGTCATCAGCTACAGGGATAACCTCTACGGTTTTATCTTTTTTGAATATCAGGAAAGCAGACATCATTCCGTCAAAGCCACTGAATTTGGAAAGGATATACTCCTTGGGCAGGTCTTTGGTATTGTCGAATTTTCCATAATAAAAATAATCTTCTGGATAGTTGTTTACCCTGGTGATCACTACTCCTTTATATTCGTATTGAATGATTTTCCCGCTGTTTGAGCAGCCAGATAGGAATACGGTCAAGCATAGAAATATATAGAGCGGAATTTTATAATTGGGCATATAAGTATATACAGGCTGTAATAAGTAGTTTTTCCAGCATTTTGAGATTGCCATCACAAAACCTTTTCCCCACCCGCCGATATCATTGCAGATATGCACAATTATCTTGTTACCAGCAGCTGCAGGATTGGTGGCGTCAATGGTTAGATAGTTAATATCCATTTATTATTAAAGAATTTGCTCATTTCGTGTGCTTGGCCTTATTCAACCCAATCTTGCTAATTATCTTCTTTTCTGTTTCAACCTGTATCACATTGATGATTAAATTAGGATCGATATTTAAAATATAAGCCAAGCGCAAGATTTCAGAAACTGTAAATTTCTCTGGATCGGCCAGTTTTACAGAATATCTTTCTGAATTGATACCTAAAAGTTTGATGATCTTAGTTGGGTATAATTCGGAAATATCATACATCTTTTTAATCTTGTTGGTTTCAAACATTGCGCCTATTGACGAAAGGTCTTTTTCGGGACTATTATTGTTGTTCTTCCAATTAGCCATATTAGTGGGTTTATAACTAAAGTCGTCAATAGATTACTATTCATGTATAAAAAAGAACTATTAGTAAATTTAAAAGTACTAATAGTTTGTTTTTGTCTAGACTTTTCATTACGTTTGGGTATGAAATAATAAAGAATTATTTTTAGCGATTACTTCACAAAATATTGAAGCATTCGCACTTCGAGTCTCGTCTTAGAAACCTGAGAAATTTCAAACGGATACGAGAGGTAAGTGTAGTGCTCACGTCATAGGCGTGGGCCTGCTTTTCCGTATCCAAGGCTTCTCAGGGCCACTAAGACGGGAAGTGGGTTCCACGCCTTATTTTGTGCCTTCCACTTCTACGACTCATTTGAAAGAAACTTAAATGAGATCAATATGGAACCAAAATTATTACCAGAGGCCGATCATGCTTACCATTTTAGGGAGTTTACCCAACGGCTCGCACAGAAGTTCGTACCACTTCAGATCTTCAGCTTTTCGCAGAACAGCTACACTTATCATTCCCAGGGCTGCTTTAATGACAATCAAAGTCATTTTAAATGCGACTATTGCCTATTGGTAGTTACCGAAACGGCAACCCGAATAGATTATGAAATGCAGGATTTCGCCAACAGCTATTATCAGCATGGAACGATTACGGTGATCTCCCATGGCAGGCAATCGGTTATGGAGGCGGTACAGCAAAACAGCCGCTTTTTTATCGGCGTGCTTACCTATGGAAAACTGCTCTATAGTAAGGATGGACTATTGGATGGTGACCTGATACCTTCTTATATCCCAGGTAAGGGTGCAATCAAGGCACTCAAACATTATGAACATCACATACCGCTGGCTGATGGATTTCTGATGTGCGCATCCGAATGTCTGGAGAAGGAGCAGTTTGGGATATGTGCCTTTATGCTCCATCAGGCCGTAGAACAGACTTGTATCTGTCTGGTGAGGGTTCATATCGCCTACCGTTCCGAATTTCATAACCTTTACCGCCTGCTCCGCTTGTGCACTTGCTTTTCTGAACGCCCTTATCAACTTTTCCTTTCTACTTCCGAAGATGAGCGGTTATTTGATATAATGGCAAAGAGCTATTCTGGTTCACGCTATAAAGATGATTTTACAGTTTCCCGGCAAGATGCGGAGCGTCTTTATCAACGGGTCGCATCTTTTCTTTTGTCGGCAAAGGGGATGTGCAACGAAAAAATAGAACTGCTTGCCAAATCGGCATCAGACTATGCAGCCTTAAAAAATGCTGATCATGTACAGATCGAAAAAATATTACAAACCAATATTTGAAACTATGAAACCATCATGAGCATACGCTCTCAAACAGAAACGAATATTGCTCATGATAGCTTCATTACCGATAAAAAACAAATTATAGACCAATGAAAAAGCAAACAAAAAGAACATCTGATAACAGGATCGTTTATCTTAACAACGATGAAATAACCGATCCGATAAAAGTGGTACACGTTTTTTTCAGTTACTCCTGGTTGCCCAATCATTTGAAGATGCTGAAACGCTGGCGAAACGATGCAGCGCTTGAATCCGTAGAAGAAAAAAAATGTAGCCCAGACTACCTTGTCTACAATTACGAACTGACCATAAAGCTGATAGAGGCCGCCTGGCTCTTAAAGCGCCACAAGCTTGGCAGACTTGACTTCGATGACAAACAGGAAATTTATATCGCAAAATGGTACATCAAAACGGAAAGGAAGAAGCTACGGCACTATCCTGAAAATCTGAGCATCCGGGAGATCGTAAAGCCTTCATCTGTACTAAAGAAAATGTTCAGGCTCTATAAACTGGACGGGTACAAAAAAATCCTGCACACCTGGCTTCACAATGCGCTGAGCAGCTCCTTCATGGAAGAAAGCCTTTCCAAATCTGAAGTAATCACAGTTTACGAACAATTGGTCAAACTGTTCGAGGCTACATGGCTGATCAGTGAGCGTTTAAAAGATGGTAATTAGAACTTTATTTTCAGTGCCAACTGAACGAAGGGCCAAACGAAACCAGGCTACCGCCAAACCTTTTCCGTAGACATCTTCAACTTGTTGTGGGCTTTTCTGTTTGGCCATCCATTCCTCGAAAGTTTCACGAGGATTTAGAATTTCATCGACTTCTCTTTTTTATTCTTATATCCGTAGAGACGCTGCGCTTAACTCTACGGA
Encoded proteins:
- a CDS encoding DUF4265 domain-containing protein translates to MAEEEYEKILFQFHSDVLDEETIETMWAVVIDKEKGLYKLDSIPFYAPNVAANDIIYAEFDEDQEQLTYRHTVEASGNSTVQVVILDSGTDTNEIREMFDSLGCSSEKYSEGYFVIDVPSSLNYSAVQNKLIELQNAGILDYAEPCLSKKHGLE
- a CDS encoding HEPN domain-containing protein gives rise to the protein MEPKLLPEADHAYHFREFTQRLAQKFVPLQIFSFSQNSYTYHSQGCFNDNQSHFKCDYCLLVVTETATRIDYEMQDFANSYYQHGTITVISHGRQSVMEAVQQNSRFFIGVLTYGKLLYSKDGLLDGDLIPSYIPGKGAIKALKHYEHHIPLADGFLMCASECLEKEQFGICAFMLHQAVEQTCICLVRVHIAYRSEFHNLYRLLRLCTCFSERPYQLFLSTSEDERLFDIMAKSYSGSRYKDDFTVSRQDAERLYQRVASFLLSAKGMCNEKIELLAKSASDYAALKNADHVQIEKILQTNI
- a CDS encoding DUF416 family protein, which produces MMTNSEFMTLFKSKVDSASLDVLIDFGLDICERLQPEYTSFSKNHNWGDPNLLKESIEFCRVGKGNMVNYSDIKSYLDKLDPNIPDMDDFGDFDSSYALNASCAVYELLEYLSDKDKSHIFNISTYMTDTIDFKLSEADANLTNEELENHPDIVNEWQYQLRCLDVQVK